The nucleotide window AAAGGATCCTTACTTGCGTGTGCTGTCATTTTGGCTCTGCTTGGATTTATTGATAATACTGCTGTTGATATCACTTTAATCATCATCTCTGGCTTGATTTTAGGTATTAACAATGCTTTATTTACAACAACTGTGATGGAACATTCCCCGTATGCAAGAAGTGTCACAAGTGGTGCCTATAATTTTGTTCGTTGGTTAGGTGCGGCTTTTGCACCGCTTTGTTCTGGTTTATTGAGTGAGGCATTTGGTATGAAAATGCCATTTATTGTAGCCAGTGTTATTTGTTTGGCTGGCATGGGCTTACTGTTTATTAAATTAAAACCAGCTCATTTCTCCTTGCAGCAAGCTAGCTCGGTAAAAAGTGAATAAAAGAAGAGAGACGGAACCTTTGCGTTCGGTCTTTTTTTATGATTTAAATCAACTAATTAACGTTTATCATTAAAAAGTTATTGACAAACATTATTGATACTAGATATTTTTTAGAAAAAAAGGAGAGATTTCATTGAAACTAAAAAGACTACAAAAAATGAGTTACTTTCTGCATATTGCCCTTAAAATTTTATCAGTAGGTTCCATAATGATGTGTTTAGCAGCACTTGCAACGAAATTTTTTAATTTTGGAAATGTAACAGATATTTTTGCTTTTTTTCATGCAGAGTCATTTTATGGTAGTAGTCCAGAACAATATGTACAAATAAATGAATCGATTATGCTTGGTGTTGCATCATTTTCATTGATTTTACTTGCATCAATATTATGGATTGCTAGCATGATTTTTAAAGATTTGGCAAATAAATTTATTCCGTTTAGTGATACCGAAATAGCAAGATTAATATCACAATTATTACTTATTTATTCACTAGTACCTCAAATGTTATATGCAGTATTACATACGATACTGATTCCTGGCTACTATATTTCTTTTGGCCTTAATATGTCTTTTTTCTTTGCAATTATTTTCTATTGTTTAACAGAAATTTTTCGTTATGGCGCATTTTTGCAAAAAGAATCTGATGAAACTTTATGAATGGAGATAAAAATAAATGGCAATAATATTAAGATTGGATCGAATTATGGCTGACCGTAAGATGTCTTTAAATCAATTATCTAAAGAAGTCGGTGTAGCAAATGTTAACTTATCAAAAATAAAGACTGGTAAAGTAAGCGCGATTCGATTTTCTACGTTAAATGAAATATGCAAAGTATTGAAATGCCAACCTGGTGATATTTTAGAATATGTGGATGATTAATTCGTAATAAAAGTGAATGAGACGCATTTAAAAGCATTGAGTAGTAACTTAGTGCTTTTAATAATGATGTTTTGCTGGGACAATGCTTCTTTACATAATCAACATTACTTCCTATAATATATATTATGTAAACTAGAAATTTAAATATTTAATCAAGAGAGAACCATTGTCCTCTCTCGATTTATACACTTAGTAACTTTGTTGTCATTTACTATATTTATATAATAACAAAAACTAATCTGCATAATTTTCAATATCTTTCCTATAAAAAAGATTAATATTTCTAACAGACTCATCATCAAAAACATAAAATGGCTCTATTTTTCTAGCTTTAATCATATTCGAAACATTAGATGGTAATATCTCTAAATAGTCAGCAACTTGTCTTTGTGACATTACATATTTATTTAATTCAGCTACAATTTTTTGCTTAATTACATCATCATCATCTAAAAAATACATCCATTTCACACCTTTTATGTATTATAGTTAATTAATATAATTATAACATAATATAATCCAATAATGGATATTTTCTATTCATAAAAAAATCCAAGTAGCATAATTAGCTCCTCGGATGAAATTTCTTGATTGTGTTTTGTTTTTGTTTAAGTTGAACCCGTGTATATCTTTGTGTCGTTGATACACTCGAATGTCCTAATAATTCTTGAATATAACGCAAGTCACAACCATTTTCAAGCAAATGCGTAGCATACGAATGCCTTAACATGTGAGGATGTATCTTTCTATGAACAATTTTACCAATTTTTACAATCTCAGAGTAAACTTTTGCTGATTTTAACCTTTCACCTGTGTTAAAATCTATTAAAAAATATGAAT belongs to Listeria ivanovii subsp. ivanovii and includes:
- a CDS encoding helix-turn-helix domain-containing protein — encoded protein: MAIILRLDRIMADRKMSLNQLSKEVGVANVNLSKIKTGKVSAIRFSTLNEICKVLKCQPGDILEYVDD
- a CDS encoding tyrosine-type recombinase/integrase, whose product is MKARQAIMTFHKRCHSYFLIDFNTGERLKSAKVYSEIVKIGKIVHRKIHPHMLRHSYATHLLENGCDLRYIQELLGHSSVSTTQRYTRVQLKQKQNTIKKFHPRS